The nucleotide sequence gAGTCTACACGTACCAGTCATCAGCTTTAAGGAGAAAGCAGAGTTCCCTGTTGAATACTTTGCAGAAGTTGAGAGCGTGAGGGGCAACTGCTGAGCGCTACTGCTCACAAAGTGTGTCCTGTCCCAGTAAGTAACACGTCAGACATTATGAAGCAGCCCTTGAGCAAAACTTTCTTCTCTGTACAAGATAATGGTTGAAATGTACATACCTTTTATagtgacaggaaacaggaaCTACAGCATGGGTCATCCTTGTAATGCCATGATAACTGGAAGCTGGTGAGAATATCAGCTCGTTTGAGTAGATCACAGAGTCCTCAGTTATCTAGACATGGatataaaaacagcaacttACTGAGAAACAGAGGGTTACTTAAAAGATCACAAATAAATCCATCAATGTGGCATATGACACAGTATGATCAACTTACAGTTAAGTTAGACCCACAGTCTTGAAGTCCAGCCTTTATGACATATTCAGTGTCACTAGCAGGGGCAGCTTGGCACTGACTGCTCTCTGAATGCTCCGCTTCTCCCAAAAAAAGCTCTTCCGGAGACACAAGATGCCCATTTCCATACAGGTCAGCCTTTACCAGAATGATCATTGATGCTTCTGTGCATTGTACACGGACAGTGGATCCGTCATTGAGTTGTGGTCCGCGGATGTTTTCAGAGTCAATTCTAAATGTAGCAGATTTATATTCCCTTCCCTCAGGATCGATCATGGGTCCATCTTTCAAAGATCGAATGGCATCTGCAACAACAAAGGCAAATGATAACAGCAGCAGCGCCAGAGAAACTGTGTGACTCGCAATCAACATTGTCCTCTTTGTTTGCAACAACAGGACAATTTCTGGAAATGTGAAACACAGTAAAGCAAAGATAAGTGATGGTGATTTAAGAAGTCAAATGCAGAAGACTTAAACACTCAAGGTAACTCTCCCAGTATCTTAAATACTCCTCAGTTCAGACCAATCAAATCACATGGAGAGGACAGCTGGCTGTAATTACTAATTACCTGATGTGGCAGAATTAGACAAAGCTGCAGTCACACTGAGTTACCTGCATATGATTGGTCCACACTCAACATTGTACTGGAACACATGTGCACTGATGCTCTTTCCTTGTGTATGAATAGTGAAATTGATAAATACTGAATCCATAGATAACTGATATTCATTGTAAATGTTTCCCCATTTTATCTCATTATTggcaacatttttctttcttttctttttcatcttttatatCATGGCTGACAAAGTTATGTTGATGCATGACATTATTGTACATCTTCAATATGAAGTTTGATCATTTTTGATCAAACTTTTTGGAATTTACAATTTATGTGAATCAGTGTGAATTGCAGAAAAAGTTTTGGGAAGAGACACTTTGTCACTGTACTGTAGataatggttttgtttttgttgtaataGTCAGAGTAGTCTGACCAGACTCTCATACAGCTTTGACTGACCAAAATGTTCAAATCCAGATCGGAAATCACAGAGAACAATGTTGTCAGTACCAGGCAGGATAGTGTATGACTagtacaaaaacatgttttctctaATGAGACAAATACACCAATAGATTGTTATTCATACCCCCATTTACAGCTATAAGCAATCATTGTTTCCTACAGTGTACAGCAGGGAGAACAGACAATATTTAGACTAAACATGCTTTATATTCTTGTCAACCAATAGAACTATATTTCTTGGTAGTGATTGCTTCAGTTACTTGTGTGCTTTCAATTTTTGGTATTTCGAGAACTCACCATTAACTCAGGTGTTTGAATTCAAGTGATGCAGGGGGCAGGATTTTGGGTCCTTTTCAAAACATCAAGGTTTTACCAGTACATCAACTCAAAACCAAAACTTTAATTCAGTGAAACAGTTGTGTGGTTCAGTTTGAGACcctgcatttaaaaaacaaactctgcagtGGCTGCCTCCATACAGTGCCAACAGTGTAAATGGATATAAACTTAACTTCTCTACATACTCTCAGCCCTTAAAAGCAATTCATCAGGTCCAATGTGCAGTCAaatcaaaaagcaaacaagtgtagttttaattgtttattatcTCTTTGGGTCATTTGTATCCGAAAGGTCAGATTCTGCAGCAGTTGCATTTGACAGCGTCGTCACATCCACCTTAAACTGCATAGTGGGGCTGAGGTCACTGGGGGCTGCGGTGGTGTTAGTGTCCAGTGCTGCTTTCGATTTCAGTGTGACCTCAGGAGTTGTGACTGTATTGTCCGAGTCTCCTTCTGTAATTAGAGAAACAAGTGTTATCGCCACATATTTAGAGTGCAGTTTTAAGTGAAATCTTTTCACACTTAACCTTTTGGATCTGTTCTGCTTTTGCCCAAATCCACATGGGAGCCATCTTTTTTCTGCTCAGAAGCAACAGTCAAATCCTCCACCTGGTCTGAGGTAGATGGCGGACCAGGAAGCAGTCCCTTCTCCAGATCTAAGATGAAAATACAGTGTAGCATAGATGTTTATTGTTGAGCCATTTACTGCACTTTAATCCTtcagggaggaagaaaaaaaaaaaaaaaaaaagtccaaatcaTACCAGTTCTGGGGCTTATACCACTTTTCCACTGACTGCCATACAGAGTAGGTATGCTGATTTTATGGAGGACTGGAGGGAGATCCTCCACAGGTAGAGGCCCACTTTTCTTGGTTGGCAAGACCAACACTGGACCCACTCTTGCCTCCTGCTCCCACActaacaaaagacaaaatgtttgtAGTTACTGCAAGTTCAAAACCATGTGTGAAGCCTGACATCTAATGGTGAAACACATGTACTGATTTGCTATATAGAAGTATCCATTTTCATCAGGATGTTCAAGAACCTCTACCTTTGTTGGTGTTCAGTCCACCCCTCCAGGAAGTCTCAGCTTCATTTGACTTCCCAAACCCACGAGGAGCAAACTTGCCAGAGCTGCTGGGCTTACTGTGGGTTTGGCCCACTTCATTTTGGCCTTGACAATACCCACACAAGTAGTCATTACCGTCAGCTGACCGCCAtctgaaaacaatcatttttcAGCACACATTTGGTCATGTTGTAAGAGTGTAAATTCGTGACACATTTCAGACTGGTTAACACTTGCCTTCCATTTACTAAAGTGCATGCTTGATTTTGTGCCT is from Thunnus maccoyii chromosome 18, fThuMac1.1, whole genome shotgun sequence and encodes:
- the LOC121883629 gene encoding zona pellucida sperm-binding protein 3-like isoform X2 encodes the protein MLIASHTVSLALLLLSFAFVVADAIRSLKDGPMIDPEGREYKSATFRIDSENIRGPQLNDGSTVRVQCTEASMIILVKADLYGNGHLVSPEELFLGEAEHSESSQCQAAPASDTEYVIKAGLQDCGSNLTITEDSVIYSNELIFSPASSYHGITRMTHAVVPVSCHYKRTHFVSSSAQQLPLTLSTSAKYSTGNSAFSLKLMTDDWTREIFSSVFYLGDVLHLEASYTGPDPGPRQLFVDSCVATLTPDAASVPRYYFIENNGCLTDAKEEGSNTLFQPRTRPNALQLQLDVFLFHQDPRNSIFITCQLKASSEMWKSSPMNKACNYVHSRWENVDGNDDVCRCCDSRCHESSPKDVKSLQHTSRIR
- the LOC121883629 gene encoding zona pellucida sperm-binding protein 3-like isoform X1; translation: MLIASHTVSLALLLLSFAFVVADAIRSLKDGPMIDPEGREYKSATFRIDSENIRGPQLNDGSTVRVQCTEASMIILVKADLYGNGHLVSPEELFLGEAEHSESSQCQAAPASDTEYVIKAGLQDCGSNLTITEDSVIYSNELIFSPASSYHGITRMTHAVVPVSCHYKRTHFVSSSAQQLPLTLSTSAKYSTGNSAFSLKLMTDDWTREIFSSVFYLGDVLHLEASYTGPDPGPRQLFVDSCVATLTPDAASVPRYYFIENNGCLTDAKEEGSNTLFQPRTRPNALQLQLDVFLFHQDPRNSIFITCQLKASSEMWKSSPMNKACNYVHSRWENVDGNDDVCRCCDSRCHESSPKDITVCGTATIGPLMIFPSK